A region from the Manihot esculenta cultivar AM560-2 chromosome 13, M.esculenta_v8, whole genome shotgun sequence genome encodes:
- the LOC110629880 gene encoding gamma-tubulin complex component 2 isoform X3: MQAREKLQMETPPSLSCPSTPRWNVERPFLTGRFLQETKGISRLADTKGLSLDSFSSPGMDKAIGCYDTAVQELIVIDDLMSALIGIEGRYISIKSVHGMEDCITFQVDASMDLALQDYQAMVAQLEHQFRLGRLSIHGLWFYCQPLMGSMQALSTVVKKASANNCTGSAVLNLLQSQSKAMAGDNAVRSLLEKMTQCASKAYLGILERWIYEGVIDDPYGEFFIAENKCLHKDSLAQDYDAKYWRQRYSLKEGIPGFLANIAGTILTTGKYLNVMRECGHNVQVPSSENSKLMSFGSNHQYLECIKAAYNFASSELLNLIKEKYDLMGKLRSIKHYLLLDQGDFLVHFMDIARDELTKKLEEISVEKLQSLLDLALRTTAAAADPCHEDLTCCVERTSLLKTLGTLKDLETRAFSDDNGTEEPMSITGLETFALSYKVQWPLSIVISRKALTKYQLIFRFLFHCKHVDRQLCGAWQVHQGVRALNLRGTAIPRSALLCRSMLKFINSLLHYLTFEVLEPNWHMMCNKMQNAKSIDEVIQYHDSFLDKCLKECLLLLPELLKKVEKLKLLCLQYAAATQWLISSCIDIPKVEEVSDASLMSDKSKQWRSRSLSLALNKTTQNITVTESILKFEREFNAELQNLGPILSSNSQAEPYLTHLAQWILGIRNDQ, encoded by the exons ATGCAGGCCAGAGAGAAATTACAGATGGAAACACCACCGTCGCTTTCCTGTCCTTCAACGCCTCGATGGAACGTTGAGAGGCCcttcctcaccggccgtttccTCCAG GAAACAAAAGGAATCTCGAGGCTTGCTGATACAAAGGGACTATCCTTAGATTCCTTTAG CAGCCCGGGAATGGACAAGGCCATTGGCTGTTATGATACCGCAGTTCAG GAACTTATTGTCATCGACGATCTCATGTCTGCTTTAATTGGAATTGAAGGACGATATATTTCGATCAAAAGTGTCCATGGAATGGAGGATTGCATTACTTTTCAGGTTGATGCTTCAATGGATTTGGCACTCCAG GATTACCAGGCCATGGTAGCACAGCTTGAACACCAATTTCGACTTGGAAGACTTTCCATACATGGGTTGTGGTTTTACTGTCAG CCCTTGATGGGTTCCATGCAAGCATTATCTACTGTGGTAAAGAAGGCTTCAGCAAATAATTGTACAGGTTCTGCAGTCCTTAACCTCCTGCAGAGCCAG TCAAAGGCCATGGCTGGTGATAATGCAGTGAGATCATTGCTAGAGAAGATGACACAATGTGCAAGCAAGGCTTATCTTGGCATATTAGAGAG GTGGATCTACGAAGGAGTCATTGACGATCCTTATGGTGAATTTTTTATTGCTGAGAACAAATGTCTTCATAAG GACAGCCTTGCACAGGACTATGATGCTAAGTATTGGAGGCAACGATATAGCCTTAAAGAAGGAATTCCGGGCTTCCTTGCAAATATTGCTGGAACAATATTGACCACAGGGAAATACTTAAATGTTATGAGAGAATGTGGGCACAATGTTCAG GTCCCTTCCTCAGAAAATTCCAAATTGATGAGCTTTGGCTCAAACCATCAGTATCTTGAATGCATAAAAGCAGCTTACAATTTTGCAAGCAGTGAGCTCTTAAATCTCATTAAAGAAAAG TATGATCTAATGGGAAAGCTGAGGTCTATAAAGCATTATCTTCTTCTTGATCAG GGTGATTTTTTGGTTCATTTCATGGATATAGCTAGAGATGAGCTTACAAAAAAGCTTGAGGAAATTTCAGTGGAGAAGCTTCAG TCTCTTTTAGACCTTGCTTTGCGTACCACAGCAGCTGCAGCAGATCCATGTCACGAGGACTTGACATGTTGTGTG GAAAGGACTTCTTTGCTTAAAACATTAGGCACGCTGAAAGATCTAGAGACAAGGGCTTTTTCAGATGATAATGGTACAGAGGAGCCAATGAGCATTACAGGACTTGAGACATTTGCTTTGAGTTACAAG GTTCAATGGCCTTTGTCTATAGTTATTTCAAGGAAAGCCCTAACAAAATATCAGTTGATTTTCCGCTTCCTGTTCCACTGTAAACATGTTGACCGCCAGCTTTGTGGGGCTTGGCAAGTACACCAA GGAGTTCGTGCCCTGAACCTGCGAGGAACTGCCATCCCTAGATCAGCTCTGCTTTGTCGGAGTATGTTGAAATTCATAAACAGCCTTCTACACTATCTAACATTTGAG GTTCTTGAACCGAATTGGCACATGATGTGTAATAAAATGCAGAATGCCAAAAGTATAGATGAG GTTATCCAGTATCATGATTCGTTCCTTGATAAATGTCTCAAAGAATGCTTGCTGCTTTTACCAGAACTACTCAAG AAGGTGGAGAAGCTGAAATTACTGTGCCTGCAGTATGCAGCTGCAACTCAGTGGTTGATATCGTCTTGTATTGATATTCCAAAGGTGGAGGAAGTCTCTGATGCTTCACTCATGTCAGACAAGTCCAAGCAATGGAGATCAAGAAGCTTATCTCTGGCACTAAACAAGACAACTCAGAATATAACAGTCACAGAGTCCATACT CAAATTTGAGAGGGAATTCAATGCTGAACTTCAGAATCTGGGACCAATCTTGAGCAGCAATTCCCAAGCAGAACCATATTTGACTCATCTTGCACAGTGGATACTTGGCATCAGAAACGACCAATAA
- the LOC110629880 gene encoding gamma-tubulin complex component 2 isoform X2 produces the protein MQAREKLQMETPPSLSCPSTPRWNVERPFLTGRFLQETKGISRLADTKGLSLDSFSPGMDKAIGCYDTAVQELIVIDDLMSALIGIEGRYISIKSVHGMEDCITFQVDASMDLALQELAKRVFPLCESYLLIDQFVESRSQFKNGVVNHAFAAALRALLLDYQAMVAQLEHQFRLGRLSIHGLWFYCQPLMGSMQALSTVVKKASANNCTGSAVLNLLQSQSKAMAGDNAVRSLLEKMTQCASKAYLGILERWIYEGVIDDPYGEFFIAENKCLHKDSLAQDYDAKYWRQRYSLKEGIPGFLANIAGTILTTGKYLNVMRECGHNVQVPSSENSKLMSFGSNHQYLECIKAAYNFASSELLNLIKEKYDLMGKLRSIKHYLLLDQGDFLVHFMDIARDELTKKLEEISVEKLQSLLDLALRTTAAAADPCHEDLTCCVERTSLLKTLGTLKDLETRAFSDDNGTEEPMSITGLETFALSYKVQWPLSIVISRKALTKYQLIFRFLFHCKHVDRQLCGAWQVHQGVRALNLRGTAIPRSALLCRSMLKFINSLLHYLTFEVLEPNWHMMCNKMQNAKSIDEVIQYHDSFLDKCLKECLLLLPELLKKVEKLKLLCLQYAAATQWLISSCIDIPKVEEVSDASLMSDKSKQWRSRSLSLALNKTTQNITVTESILKFEREFNAELQNLGPILSSNSQAEPYLTHLAQWILGIRNDQ, from the exons ATGCAGGCCAGAGAGAAATTACAGATGGAAACACCACCGTCGCTTTCCTGTCCTTCAACGCCTCGATGGAACGTTGAGAGGCCcttcctcaccggccgtttccTCCAG GAAACAAAAGGAATCTCGAGGCTTGCTGATACAAAGGGACTATCCTTAGATTCCTTTAG CCCGGGAATGGACAAGGCCATTGGCTGTTATGATACCGCAGTTCAG GAACTTATTGTCATCGACGATCTCATGTCTGCTTTAATTGGAATTGAAGGACGATATATTTCGATCAAAAGTGTCCATGGAATGGAGGATTGCATTACTTTTCAGGTTGATGCTTCAATGGATTTGGCACTCCAG GAATTAGCAAAACGGGTGTTTCCTTTATGTGAGAGCTATCTACTGATTGACCAATTTGTGGAGTCAAGGTCACAATTCAAGAATGGTGTAGTTAATCATGCATTTGCTGCCGCACTCAGGGCACTTCTTCTA GATTACCAGGCCATGGTAGCACAGCTTGAACACCAATTTCGACTTGGAAGACTTTCCATACATGGGTTGTGGTTTTACTGTCAG CCCTTGATGGGTTCCATGCAAGCATTATCTACTGTGGTAAAGAAGGCTTCAGCAAATAATTGTACAGGTTCTGCAGTCCTTAACCTCCTGCAGAGCCAG TCAAAGGCCATGGCTGGTGATAATGCAGTGAGATCATTGCTAGAGAAGATGACACAATGTGCAAGCAAGGCTTATCTTGGCATATTAGAGAG GTGGATCTACGAAGGAGTCATTGACGATCCTTATGGTGAATTTTTTATTGCTGAGAACAAATGTCTTCATAAG GACAGCCTTGCACAGGACTATGATGCTAAGTATTGGAGGCAACGATATAGCCTTAAAGAAGGAATTCCGGGCTTCCTTGCAAATATTGCTGGAACAATATTGACCACAGGGAAATACTTAAATGTTATGAGAGAATGTGGGCACAATGTTCAG GTCCCTTCCTCAGAAAATTCCAAATTGATGAGCTTTGGCTCAAACCATCAGTATCTTGAATGCATAAAAGCAGCTTACAATTTTGCAAGCAGTGAGCTCTTAAATCTCATTAAAGAAAAG TATGATCTAATGGGAAAGCTGAGGTCTATAAAGCATTATCTTCTTCTTGATCAG GGTGATTTTTTGGTTCATTTCATGGATATAGCTAGAGATGAGCTTACAAAAAAGCTTGAGGAAATTTCAGTGGAGAAGCTTCAG TCTCTTTTAGACCTTGCTTTGCGTACCACAGCAGCTGCAGCAGATCCATGTCACGAGGACTTGACATGTTGTGTG GAAAGGACTTCTTTGCTTAAAACATTAGGCACGCTGAAAGATCTAGAGACAAGGGCTTTTTCAGATGATAATGGTACAGAGGAGCCAATGAGCATTACAGGACTTGAGACATTTGCTTTGAGTTACAAG GTTCAATGGCCTTTGTCTATAGTTATTTCAAGGAAAGCCCTAACAAAATATCAGTTGATTTTCCGCTTCCTGTTCCACTGTAAACATGTTGACCGCCAGCTTTGTGGGGCTTGGCAAGTACACCAA GGAGTTCGTGCCCTGAACCTGCGAGGAACTGCCATCCCTAGATCAGCTCTGCTTTGTCGGAGTATGTTGAAATTCATAAACAGCCTTCTACACTATCTAACATTTGAG GTTCTTGAACCGAATTGGCACATGATGTGTAATAAAATGCAGAATGCCAAAAGTATAGATGAG GTTATCCAGTATCATGATTCGTTCCTTGATAAATGTCTCAAAGAATGCTTGCTGCTTTTACCAGAACTACTCAAG AAGGTGGAGAAGCTGAAATTACTGTGCCTGCAGTATGCAGCTGCAACTCAGTGGTTGATATCGTCTTGTATTGATATTCCAAAGGTGGAGGAAGTCTCTGATGCTTCACTCATGTCAGACAAGTCCAAGCAATGGAGATCAAGAAGCTTATCTCTGGCACTAAACAAGACAACTCAGAATATAACAGTCACAGAGTCCATACT CAAATTTGAGAGGGAATTCAATGCTGAACTTCAGAATCTGGGACCAATCTTGAGCAGCAATTCCCAAGCAGAACCATATTTGACTCATCTTGCACAGTGGATACTTGGCATCAGAAACGACCAATAA
- the LOC110629880 gene encoding gamma-tubulin complex component 2 isoform X1 has translation MQAREKLQMETPPSLSCPSTPRWNVERPFLTGRFLQETKGISRLADTKGLSLDSFSSPGMDKAIGCYDTAVQELIVIDDLMSALIGIEGRYISIKSVHGMEDCITFQVDASMDLALQELAKRVFPLCESYLLIDQFVESRSQFKNGVVNHAFAAALRALLLDYQAMVAQLEHQFRLGRLSIHGLWFYCQPLMGSMQALSTVVKKASANNCTGSAVLNLLQSQSKAMAGDNAVRSLLEKMTQCASKAYLGILERWIYEGVIDDPYGEFFIAENKCLHKDSLAQDYDAKYWRQRYSLKEGIPGFLANIAGTILTTGKYLNVMRECGHNVQVPSSENSKLMSFGSNHQYLECIKAAYNFASSELLNLIKEKYDLMGKLRSIKHYLLLDQGDFLVHFMDIARDELTKKLEEISVEKLQSLLDLALRTTAAAADPCHEDLTCCVERTSLLKTLGTLKDLETRAFSDDNGTEEPMSITGLETFALSYKVQWPLSIVISRKALTKYQLIFRFLFHCKHVDRQLCGAWQVHQGVRALNLRGTAIPRSALLCRSMLKFINSLLHYLTFEVLEPNWHMMCNKMQNAKSIDEVIQYHDSFLDKCLKECLLLLPELLKKVEKLKLLCLQYAAATQWLISSCIDIPKVEEVSDASLMSDKSKQWRSRSLSLALNKTTQNITVTESILKFEREFNAELQNLGPILSSNSQAEPYLTHLAQWILGIRNDQ, from the exons ATGCAGGCCAGAGAGAAATTACAGATGGAAACACCACCGTCGCTTTCCTGTCCTTCAACGCCTCGATGGAACGTTGAGAGGCCcttcctcaccggccgtttccTCCAG GAAACAAAAGGAATCTCGAGGCTTGCTGATACAAAGGGACTATCCTTAGATTCCTTTAG CAGCCCGGGAATGGACAAGGCCATTGGCTGTTATGATACCGCAGTTCAG GAACTTATTGTCATCGACGATCTCATGTCTGCTTTAATTGGAATTGAAGGACGATATATTTCGATCAAAAGTGTCCATGGAATGGAGGATTGCATTACTTTTCAGGTTGATGCTTCAATGGATTTGGCACTCCAG GAATTAGCAAAACGGGTGTTTCCTTTATGTGAGAGCTATCTACTGATTGACCAATTTGTGGAGTCAAGGTCACAATTCAAGAATGGTGTAGTTAATCATGCATTTGCTGCCGCACTCAGGGCACTTCTTCTA GATTACCAGGCCATGGTAGCACAGCTTGAACACCAATTTCGACTTGGAAGACTTTCCATACATGGGTTGTGGTTTTACTGTCAG CCCTTGATGGGTTCCATGCAAGCATTATCTACTGTGGTAAAGAAGGCTTCAGCAAATAATTGTACAGGTTCTGCAGTCCTTAACCTCCTGCAGAGCCAG TCAAAGGCCATGGCTGGTGATAATGCAGTGAGATCATTGCTAGAGAAGATGACACAATGTGCAAGCAAGGCTTATCTTGGCATATTAGAGAG GTGGATCTACGAAGGAGTCATTGACGATCCTTATGGTGAATTTTTTATTGCTGAGAACAAATGTCTTCATAAG GACAGCCTTGCACAGGACTATGATGCTAAGTATTGGAGGCAACGATATAGCCTTAAAGAAGGAATTCCGGGCTTCCTTGCAAATATTGCTGGAACAATATTGACCACAGGGAAATACTTAAATGTTATGAGAGAATGTGGGCACAATGTTCAG GTCCCTTCCTCAGAAAATTCCAAATTGATGAGCTTTGGCTCAAACCATCAGTATCTTGAATGCATAAAAGCAGCTTACAATTTTGCAAGCAGTGAGCTCTTAAATCTCATTAAAGAAAAG TATGATCTAATGGGAAAGCTGAGGTCTATAAAGCATTATCTTCTTCTTGATCAG GGTGATTTTTTGGTTCATTTCATGGATATAGCTAGAGATGAGCTTACAAAAAAGCTTGAGGAAATTTCAGTGGAGAAGCTTCAG TCTCTTTTAGACCTTGCTTTGCGTACCACAGCAGCTGCAGCAGATCCATGTCACGAGGACTTGACATGTTGTGTG GAAAGGACTTCTTTGCTTAAAACATTAGGCACGCTGAAAGATCTAGAGACAAGGGCTTTTTCAGATGATAATGGTACAGAGGAGCCAATGAGCATTACAGGACTTGAGACATTTGCTTTGAGTTACAAG GTTCAATGGCCTTTGTCTATAGTTATTTCAAGGAAAGCCCTAACAAAATATCAGTTGATTTTCCGCTTCCTGTTCCACTGTAAACATGTTGACCGCCAGCTTTGTGGGGCTTGGCAAGTACACCAA GGAGTTCGTGCCCTGAACCTGCGAGGAACTGCCATCCCTAGATCAGCTCTGCTTTGTCGGAGTATGTTGAAATTCATAAACAGCCTTCTACACTATCTAACATTTGAG GTTCTTGAACCGAATTGGCACATGATGTGTAATAAAATGCAGAATGCCAAAAGTATAGATGAG GTTATCCAGTATCATGATTCGTTCCTTGATAAATGTCTCAAAGAATGCTTGCTGCTTTTACCAGAACTACTCAAG AAGGTGGAGAAGCTGAAATTACTGTGCCTGCAGTATGCAGCTGCAACTCAGTGGTTGATATCGTCTTGTATTGATATTCCAAAGGTGGAGGAAGTCTCTGATGCTTCACTCATGTCAGACAAGTCCAAGCAATGGAGATCAAGAAGCTTATCTCTGGCACTAAACAAGACAACTCAGAATATAACAGTCACAGAGTCCATACT CAAATTTGAGAGGGAATTCAATGCTGAACTTCAGAATCTGGGACCAATCTTGAGCAGCAATTCCCAAGCAGAACCATATTTGACTCATCTTGCACAGTGGATACTTGGCATCAGAAACGACCAATAA
- the LOC110630289 gene encoding ycf20-like protein isoform X1: MACQVGASMPSSALFVMETLTVCAMQKWSIEPNFSGQISKIGIKDAPFLGKRFQMRRPFALDTGGLPGNAGEENLDGDGPGLGGTRLGRIVSAGGRQLLQKLNSARKNFPMKIFLLLFGFYTANALATILGQTGDWDVLVAGVVVAAIEGIGMLMYRKPSSMSTGRLQSFVVLMNYWKAGVCLGLFVDAFKLGS; this comes from the exons ATGGCCTGTCAGGTGGGAGCGAGCATGCCGAGCTCTGCTTTGTTTGTAATGGAGACTCTCACAGTGTGTGCAATGCAGAAATGGAGCATTGAGCCCAATTTCAGTGGACAGATATCAAAGATTGGCATAAAGGATGCTCCTTTTCTCGGAAAGAG GTTTCAAATGAGAAGACCATTTGCCTTGGACACAGGGGGGTTACCTGGAAATGCTGGAGAAGAGAATCTTGATGGTGATGGTCCTGGTCTAGGCGGCACTCGATTAGGAAGAATAGTAAGTGCTGGTGGTCGACAGCTACTACAGAAGCTGAATTCAGCAAGAAAGAATTTCCCCATGAAGATATTTCTCCTTCTATTTGGTTTCTACACAGCAAATGCACTCGCTACAATTCTTGGACAGACAGGTGACTGGGATGTATTAGTTGCAGGCGTTGTGGTTGCTGCCATAGAAGGGATTGGCATGTTAATGTACAGAAAGCCTTCTTCTATGTCTACTGGAAGGTTGCAGTCTTTTGTGGTGTTGATGAACTATTGGAAAGCAGGAGTGTGTTTAGGACTCTTTGTGGATGCATTTAAATTAGGCAGTTGA
- the LOC110630289 gene encoding ycf20-like protein isoform X2 gives MPSSALFVMETLTVCAMQKWSIEPNFSGQISKIGIKDAPFLGKRFQMRRPFALDTGGLPGNAGEENLDGDGPGLGGTRLGRIVSAGGRQLLQKLNSARKNFPMKIFLLLFGFYTANALATILGQTGDWDVLVAGVVVAAIEGIGMLMYRKPSSMSTGRLQSFVVLMNYWKAGVCLGLFVDAFKLGS, from the exons ATGCCGAGCTCTGCTTTGTTTGTAATGGAGACTCTCACAGTGTGTGCAATGCAGAAATGGAGCATTGAGCCCAATTTCAGTGGACAGATATCAAAGATTGGCATAAAGGATGCTCCTTTTCTCGGAAAGAG GTTTCAAATGAGAAGACCATTTGCCTTGGACACAGGGGGGTTACCTGGAAATGCTGGAGAAGAGAATCTTGATGGTGATGGTCCTGGTCTAGGCGGCACTCGATTAGGAAGAATAGTAAGTGCTGGTGGTCGACAGCTACTACAGAAGCTGAATTCAGCAAGAAAGAATTTCCCCATGAAGATATTTCTCCTTCTATTTGGTTTCTACACAGCAAATGCACTCGCTACAATTCTTGGACAGACAGGTGACTGGGATGTATTAGTTGCAGGCGTTGTGGTTGCTGCCATAGAAGGGATTGGCATGTTAATGTACAGAAAGCCTTCTTCTATGTCTACTGGAAGGTTGCAGTCTTTTGTGGTGTTGATGAACTATTGGAAAGCAGGAGTGTGTTTAGGACTCTTTGTGGATGCATTTAAATTAGGCAGTTGA
- the LOC110630288 gene encoding GDSL esterase/lipase At1g06990: protein MAAINFFLICSLVFYTCNASATFSSSPLPKFPAILVFGDSVVDTGNNNYIKTWVKANYPPYGQDYSDHLPTGRFSNGKLLPDMLASILGIKDSVPPFLDPTLSENDLITGVNFASAGSGFDDLTSAIPNVVSFSTQIQLFKEYIERLKGIAGEVKAMEITNSALVIINAGTNDWVNFYDIPTRKLHFNASEYQDFELSKLHGFIKELYKSGCRAMIISGLPPIGCLPVQRTPSVEKPEGERHCLEDQNRDCEAYNQKLVKLLPEIQATLPGTKIGYNDVYEIFVDIIIHHQKYGFEETTKGCCASGSLHASQFCDTTTPTCENPSKFVFWDMIHPTQTAYEYLVAQVVNTLLPNFL from the exons ATGGCAGCCATCAATTTCTTCCTTATTTGTAGTCTGGTTTTCTACACTTGTAATGCCTCTGCaacattttcttcttctcctttacCGAAATTTCCTGCCATTCTCGTCTTTGGTGATTCTGTGGTGGACACCGGCAATAACAACTATATTAAGACATGGGTGAAGGCTAATTATCCTCCCTATGGTCAAGATTATTCAGACCATCTTCCTACAGGAAGGTTTTCAAATGGGAAACTCCTTCCTGACATGCTTGCTTCTATTCTAGGGATCAAAGATTCTGTTCCACCTTTCTTGGATCCAACGCTGTCGGAGAACGACCTCATCACTGGTGTTAATTTTGCTTCAGCTGGCtcaggttttgatgatttaacaAGTGCAATTCCCAACGTTGTCTCATTCTCTACGCAGATTCAGTTATTTAAGGAGTATATAGAGAGGCTTAAGGGCATTGCTGGAGAAGTAAAGGCCATGGAGATCACTAATAGTGCTCTGGTGATTATAAATGCTGGAACAAACGACTGGGTTAACTTTTATGACATTCCTACACGAAAGTTGCACTTCAATGCAAGTGAGTACCAAGATTTTGAGCTCAGTAAGTTACACGGCTTTATTAAg GAATTATATAAAAGTGGGTGTCGTGCCATGATTATAAGTGGGCTTCCTCCAATTGGTTGCTTACCAGTGCAGAGGACTCCAAGTGTTGAGAAACCAGAGGGAGAGAGGCATTGTTTGGAGGATCAGAATAGAGATTGTGAAGCTTATAACCAAAAGCTTGTGAAGCTCTTACCTGAAATACAGGCAACTCTTCCTGGGACTAAAATTGGCTATAATGATGTTTACGAGATATTTGTGGACATAATCATCCATCACCAAAAATATG GTTTTGAGGAAACGACAAAAGGGTGTTGCGCAAGTGGGTCACTTCATGCATCACAGTTTTGTGATACGACAACTCCAACATGTGAAAATCCTTCAAAGTTCGTATTCTGGGATATGATTCATCCAACTCAGACAGCCTACGAGTACTTAGTTGCACAAGTTGTGAACACTCTTCTTCCCAACTTCTTATAG